A single window of Lepisosteus oculatus isolate fLepOcu1 chromosome 29, fLepOcu1.hap2, whole genome shotgun sequence DNA harbors:
- the cbarpb gene encoding voltage-dependent calcium channel beta subunit-associated regulatory protein → MSNDVPVWKYLTENTTDVPKDTGKQDGYVLLLVLLSIFIGGTLVLLSGLLVICRRCCEGDRRYSRASDDPEKTNTTYLEDLQPTQEITIKVDESDCLSSSSCHDNETERFLSTAATGRRVSFNEASLFDQGRKTQEKGRRYTLTEGDFHHLKNARLTHLHLPPPTLKIVTIHECESSENTIATATRPASRSSLSIFQPSVCPLPQTALTSLAVSPSSALPGDALNSVVDTSFTEKPPSPRADPPRPSTIEVMGAGSWNGGGPLGMGEGASAAPGATFSSGAAGGQGTMLQFFTKLRRHASLEGASPYFKIKKWKFDSSQRASSLDTRGSPKRRQFQRQRAASESMDQEEHEAHHIDIIQYIARTHNVAYRPPSAGAGLLPPSSSPPPSLGRLETVEVVLEAGTGVMAPPLAPPLAPPQGEEGAGCGREGSEHQTIYRDIWTLRASLEQYASSDQSSNNDRDSVRSDADSVCSLGGGGDRGGLPSYPSQDIEDELEAELEPGAEREGGAKQGSVDSERGSDGEAGNRKLLQMDSGYASIEAPPRAPEELRLFGSAGAGGKDKTASEKRRFFTSAGRKGTVCESFEERLFDEELEEESAGSGAEQESPLGWSPYGRMFGAQSPPPPPPLPPPLPRRDYSIDEKTDALFHEFLRHDPQFDQPDSPLRAKHRSRAHLRKAWQRAKQYSDPGVRFPPAFERHRTPLRRGDSVNCPLDARYHGTLPRIVSAADEEAGEGGPGSGGAPRGAEADGDPREGSPSSGSGGSSRTIKEEEDPPPPPPPPLPSDGAPEPPEPPDDRLPPPARPPGVGYGPQTLVAELTDKLAAGLEERLYAGLRGARESSECAVAVAHASPDHSPV, encoded by the exons GACGTCCCGAAAGACACTGGGAAGCAGGACGGCTATGTCCTCCTGCTGGTCCTCCTGTCCATCTTCATCGGGGGGACGCTGGTCCTGCTCTCCGGCCTGCTGGTCATCTGTCGGCGGTGCTGTGAGGGAGACCGCCGCTACTCCAG GGCCAGCGATGATCCTGAGAAGACCAACACCACCTACCTGGAAGACCTGCAGCCCACCCAGG AGATCACCATCAAGGTGGACGAGTCGGACTGTCTGTCCTCCTCCAGCTGCCATGACAACGAGACCGAGCGCTTCCTGTCCACTGCCGCCACGGGCCGGCGCGTCTCCTTCAACGAGGCCTCGCTCTTCGACCAGGGCAGGAAGACTCAGGAGAAGGGCCGCAG GTACACCCTCACAGAGGGGGACTTCCACCACCTGAAGAACGCCCGGCTCACCCACCTGCACCTGCCCCCGCCCACCCTCAAGATCGTCACCATCCACGAGTGCGAGTCCTCCGAGAACACCATCGCCACGGCGACGCGCCCTGCCTCCAGGTCCAGCCTCTCCATCTTCCAG CCCTCGGTGTGCCCGCTGCCCCAGACTGCCCTGACCAGCCTGGCGGTCAGCCCCAGCTCGGCCCTCCCTGGAGACGCCCTCAACTCCGTCGTGGACACCAGCTTCACCGAGAAGCCCCCCTCTCCACGCGCCGACCCCCCGCGCCCCAGCACG ATCGAGGTGATGGGGGCGGGCTCTTGGAATGGCGGCGGTCCCCTGGGCATGGGCGAAGGGGCGTCGGCGGCTCCAGGCGCCACCTTCTCCTCCGGCGCCGCCGGCGGCCAGGGCACCATGCTGCAGTTCTTCACCAAGCTGCGGCGCCACGCCAGCCTGGAGGGCGCCAGCCCCTACTTCAAGATCAAGAAGTGGAAGTTCGACAGCAGCCAGAGGGCTTCCAGCCTGGACACCCGAG GGTCTCCCAAGAGACGCCAGTTCCAGCGGCAGAGGGCAGCCAGCGAGAGCATGGACCAGGAGGAGCACGAGGCCCACCACATCGACATCATCCAGTACATCGCCCGCACGCACAACGTGGCGTACCGCCCCCCCAGCGCTGGCGCCGGCCTGCTGCCGCCCTCATCCTCGCCACCACCCTCCCTCGGCAG GTTAGAGACGGTGGAGGTGGTGCTGGAGGCGGGAACCGGCGTGATGGCCCCTCCCCTGGCCCCGCCCCTGGCCCCGCcccagggggaggagggggcaggCTGTGGGCGGGAGGGCTCCGAGCACCAGACCATCTACCGGGACATCTGGACCCTGCGCGCCTCGCTGGAGCAGTACGCCTCCTCCGACCAGAGCAGCAACAACGACAGGGATTCCGTCCGGAGCGACGCGGATAGCGTGTGCTCGCTGGGGGGCGGCGGGGACAGGGGGGGGCTGCCCAGCTACCCTTCGCAGGACATCGAGGACGAGCTGGAGGCGGAGCTGGAGCCGGGGgcggagagggagggaggggccAAGCAGGGCAGCGTGGACTCGGAGAGGGGCAGCGACGGGGAGGCGGGGAACCGGAAGCTGCTGCAGATGGACAGCGGCTACGCCTCCATCGAGGCCCCCCCCCGCGcccccgaggagctgcggctgTTCGGCAGCGCCGGCGCCGGCGGGAAGGACAAAACGGCCTCGGAGAAGAGGCGCTTCTTCACCAGCGCGGGGCGCAAGGGCACGGTGTGCGAGAGCTTCGAGGAGCGGCTCTTCGacgaggagctggaggaggagtCGGCGGGCAGCGGCGCCGAGCAGGAGAGCCCGCTGGGGTGGTCCCCCTACGGGCGGATGTTCGGCGCCCAGtcgcccccgccgccgccgccgctgccgcCCCCCCTGCCCCGCCGGGACTACAGCATCGACGAGAAGACGGACGCGCTCTTCCACGAGTTCCTGCGCCACGACCCGCAGTTCGACCAGCCCGACTCGCCCCTGCGGGCCAAGCACCGGTCCCGCGCCCACCTGCGCAAGGCCTGGCAGCGCGCCAAGCAGTACAGCGACCCCGGCGTGCGCTTCCCCCCAGCCTTCGAGAGGCACCGCACCCCCCTGCGCCGCGGCGACAGCGTCAACTGCCCGCTGGACGCCCGCTACCACGGCACCCTGCCCCGCATCGTCAGCGCCGCCGACGAGGAGGCCGGCGAGGGCGGCCCGGGCTCGGGGGGGGCGCCCCGCGGGGCGGAGGCGGACGGGGACCCCCGGGAGGGCAGCCCCAGCAGCGGGAGCGGCGGCAGCAGCCGGACGATCAAAGAAGAGGAagacccccctcctccccctcctcctcctcttccgtCGGACGGCGCCCCCGAGCCCCCCGAGCCGCCGGACGACCGCCTGCCCCCCCCGGCCCGGCCCCCCGGCGTGGGCTACGGCCCGCAGACCCTCGTGGCCGAGCTGACGGACAAGCTGGCGGCCGGCCTGGAGGAGCGCCTGTACGCCGGCCTCCGCGGCGCCCGGGAGAGCTCGGAGTGCGCGGTGGCCGTCGCGCACGC